Part of the Vibrio parahaemolyticus genome, GGTTTCAGTTTGTTGCAAGTGCAGATGGAGCGAGGCTTCTGCTTGTTCACGCTTTTTAAATTCATTACTTAACGTTTCAGCTCTCTGAATTTCTGTTTTCACGGCATTTAACTGAGCAAGCGATTCCTGCTCTCGCTTTTGCGCTGACGCGAATTGGACAGACAGCGTTTCACGTTGTTCTGTTAATTCCGCTTCTGATGTCACTCCCGCAACTTGAAGCGCGCCACGAATTTGGTTATCAAACTCATCTTTTGCTTTGCTTATCGAGCTTGCTTTGTCTTTTAAGGCGTATTCAATCTTTTTGTAGATATCCGTTTCGAACAACTGGCCAAAGATCTCTTCACGCTCTTTAGACGTTGCTAATAACAGCTCGCGAAATTTACCTTGAGGCAATACCATAACCTGACGGAACTGAGTTTCGTTCAAACCAATAATATTAGTGATCTCAGTTTTAACTTGGGTCGTTTTGCTGGTGATGAGTTTTTCTGTCTCACCCAATTCATACAATGACGCCGTGTGTTTGCGAACGGTTAAGCCCTCACCACGGGCTTTCGGAGCTTCTTGCTCCGGCGCGCGAGTCACTCGGTAAACTTTGCCATGCAAAGAGAAATCTAGAGTTACTTCGGTTAGCAGCTGTGGCGATGCTAAATCACAGCGCATTTGGATCCCTTGACGTTCATTGCTAGTGGTTTCGCCATATAGCGCAAAGCAAATCGCGTCTAAGATCGAGGTTTTACCTGAACCAGTAGGTCCATTAATTAAAAATAAAGCATTACTTCCAAGCTTTTCAAAATCAATAGTTTCTGTTTTCGCAAACGGACCAAAGGCTTGCATCGTGAGTTTGATTGGTTTCATATTTGGCCCTTACTGCTGTGAAAGTTGCTTAATGATGTTGCTGATTGCTTGCTCTTGCTCATTTGATAACTCACTATCCTGTGCTTCAGCAAAGAAATCTTTGAACATGTCAATTTCACTGCGAGCGAGCTTAGCTTGCGCCATTTCTTGCTCGACACCAATTAGCATTCCTGGCTTCTCTAGATGCAAAACATTCGGGTAAACCGTACGAAGTTTCTCCATCGGATTTAAAATGGCGTGTTTATCCATTAATCTCACCAGTAAATAATCTTCATTTTTCGGATCCGTTTTGCCCCACTCTAGAATTTGTTCCAATTCGCCTTCAACGATACGCATTTCATGAGGCGCAGTTAACTCAATATGTTCCGCCCCAATAAAGCCATCTTTGCCGATTTCAACTAATGTGAAGCCTTTCTTTTGATTTTGTTCACCGAAGCTGTACTTCATCAACGAACCAGAATAACGAATGTACTCCTCACCTTTCTTTTGAGGTTGGTGCAAATGACCTAACGCGACATAATCGAAGTTTAAAAAATGCTCGTGGCTAACTCGATCAGAGCCACCGATAGAGAGTGGTCGCTCTGATTCAGATTCAATAGCACCATCTACGAAGCAATGACTGATTAGAATATTTCGATGCTCAGATTGGAACTGCTCTGTAATTTTTTCGGCAAGCAGTTTATGAGCTTCATCGTGTGTCGACACCGGCTCTTTATACACATAACGTACTTGTTCAGGATCATTGTATGGCATTCCATAGAAAGCCACATGACCAGCAGCTTTCGTTTCAATCACAACTGGCGTTAACATATCTTCAAAGTTGATGATGATATGCAATCCCGAACGTTTCATTTGCTCAGAACCAAAACCCAAACGCTCTGCGCCATCGTGATTGCCTGAAATCAATATCATAGGAGTATTGAGCTCACCACAGATTTGCTTTACGACTCGATTAAGCAACTCGATAGCAATCGTTGGTGGAACGGAGCGATCATAGACATCTCCGGCAACGATTACAGCATCAACCGGATTGTTTTCAATATATTGGATAAGTTGCTCAAGAACTGCCTGCTGATCTTCAAGCAAAGAGACATTGTGAAACTGTCGGCCAAGATGCCAATCTGAGGTGTGGATAAACTTCATTCGAATTCACTTTCTGCCACAAACATGGCGTTATCTTATTATCCCGTTAGGATATCGTGACTTCGTAAGCTTTTCATGTGGTTTGTGTTGATTGATCTAAGAATTTTCGCTCTCATTTCGACCAAATAAGGCTCCAACAACATACCCACTTGGCTCGATGTCTAGCTGAACAGCGTGAAAGCGTTCACTCACCTCGTTCATTTGTTGTTGATACAGGCAGACAGCTTTGAGAATACCGCTACAGGCTCCAAGCGAACCTAACTTCACATTCAGAAAATGGTATCTAGTGTCGGAGGTAATCCACGGTGAGAAGCTCTGAATATGATGCATCCAAATAGGCTCTTCGCCTTCAACAGATACAGTAAAGTCACTCACCGGATATTTACAGTTAAGCCCTAACTGCTGCATGACCTTCTCTACTGCGATTGACTGTTGTGTGGCATCTAAATCAACACAAACGTTTCTGCTGAATAAACCACCTTTGCTCGGCTCGCATTTCGCCGCCACGACCGAACTACGCGAACCATTCACGTCATCATTTTTGGCATTAAATCCCAAAACCCAGGTAGGTCGACTTGAGACCAACTCTCTTTTTATTCTTCCAAGAGCCATCAAAAAGGATGCCTGCCCGTAAGGATACAAGTAGATATTTGTACTTGGATGACCACCTAAGGCAGAGGATATCTCAAGCATGATTTTTTTCAGTAGCGTTTTGTCGCTGAGTTGGGGCAACAATACGCAAACACAACCAGATACTTCTGCTTGTTTTAAGCTTCTCCCATGTGACGCAATCAGCTTAAACAGTCGTTCTTCATAAACTTCATTGTTAACGTTTTGTGTTTTTTCACCGGAAAACCTAAATGAAGCATCGAGAATAGAGCTGACTTGTACTTCCTCATCGTCAATAAGACATAAAGGCATCTTAAAACCAATTCGCATCTATCCCCCGATGAGGACGGTCGGTACACCGACGAGAATTTTTCCACCATGAGATGTAGAGTCCCCTGATCTAGCAGCCGGTTTACCATTAATCTTAACGCTAGAAGACCCCGAAGATATGCTGTCAGGCGGCCCGATACAAACGAGTTTGTCACCTTTTCTCGCAGCAGGGATGCCTCCTATTTTTACATTTGGAGAACCCATAACAACAGGACCTCCAACATGAGGGATCTTGCCTGTTTTCTTTGGACAAAGGTGAAAACTTCCAATCACTGCTGCTGGTTTACCCATTCTCAGTTCCCTCTTAATTCAAAGAGATTTGTCCTGCTTTCAATGCGATTGCAGAGCCATTGATAGAAATCTTGTTGCCCTTAATGTTGATTTCGCCAGAACTCGACATTTGAATTGAGGCTCCACCGACTTTAATTTCAATACTTTTCCCTGCATTGAGAGACAACACTTTTCCAGTGTCAGAGGTATAGTTCTCTCCCACTTTTAACGTCGCATTTTTTCCAACGTCTTGAGTGACATCGTTGGTTACTTTCTCAACTTTATTGTTCTCAACCACAATATCTACGCAGTCTTCGACTAACATTTGGAACAACTTTTCTGCGTGAAGGTAAATGTGTTCTTCGCCAGGTTTATCTTCAAAGCGTAACTCGTTGAAATTGGCGTTTCCTTTTTGAACTGAGCGGGACTTAAAACCGCTTTGAGAACTTTTCTCTGGAAGAGAATACGGGGGCAACTGGCTCCCGTTATACAGCGCACCCGTGACAATAGGTTGATCTGGGTCGCCATTCACAAACTCTACGATAACCTCTTGCCCTACCCGAGGATGAAACACCGCACCCCATCCATTTCCGGCAACGCTTTGAGCAACTCGAATCCAACACGAACTATTTACATCGTACTTACCCAAACGATCCCAATGGAACTGTACTTTTATTCTGCCATGTTTATCAACGTATACCTCACCGTCTTTATTACCAGTCACAATGGCTGTTTGAAGACCTTTAATTTGCGGTTTAGGGTAAGTAACCGCCGGCCTTAAAATGGTTTTAGAGTCCACACAACTAAACGCAACACGAACACCTTGAGAAGCGGTGCCACCCAGACCAGTTTGATTAAACACAGAAGCAAAAATCGCCACAGAGGCCAAGACATATTCTTTTCCTACTCGCGATTTATCTTCGTGTTTTTTGAACTTAAAACATTTACCCACAGAAAAGGTTCGACAACTCGCCTCTCCGCTACATAGATAAACGTTCTGTTGAAGGGATTCAATTGCGTGAGTGTTTCGAAGCGAGTACTGATCGTCACTTTCTGTTTCACCCAGATACTCAAAATACTCACTCGCAGGTACTGTAAACAGTGCAGTATCACCAGCAGCTACGTTTTTGGGTTGTGAGGCTGGTTTTAGCATATTGAAGCCAGACTTCTGGCTTGATTTAGTCGTTAAAACTTGTGTTTCGTTCCAATCAGAAATGTGACTCGACTCTGAACTGCCTGTATCGAAATCGACCATAAACTCAGGACTGGGTTTGTAAAAGCTTACATCATCAAAAATATCTAGGACATGGGATGATTTAGAGTGACTAAAGCAAAAAGAGAGCCCTTCTTCGGCTAGGAGGCGCTGAACAAAAGCAAGATCAGATTCTTCATACTGAACTTTGTAGGAATATTGGGGATACGTATTTTTTAGTTCAAATTTAAATGCAACACCATGCTCTGAAAGCACTTCGGAAATAATGTCTTTTATATTTTTCTTCTGAAAGATTTTACAATTATTTCTGTACGCTGCGAACTTAACTTTCGGTTCAACAATAATTTCAATATTTTTGTAGTTTTCTCCATTATGAGAATTCATCACTCTCTGGCCTTCGAGCTTTGCAGCAGAGACAATGCCATGGAAAAAACGCGGACTTTTAGAAACACGACTACTATTTTCCACTGAAATCGTTACTTCTTTACCCACGATTTCATTGAGCTCATTTTTTTGATCATTAAAATAAGCTTTAGCACGCAATGAAAAAAGCTCCGAGATCCCTTCTCTATATTCGAACGAATTGAGAATAAGAGCATCTTTTCCAAACGGAGAAGAAATACGGATAAAGTTGTTGTCTTGACTTGCTTTTTTCATTGGATACTTATATTTCCTTTTGAAATGGCGGAGGAGATAACCCCTCCGCACAATAAATTACATTTGTTGACCTTTAACACCGCTGTAACCGTAAACCAACGGAGCAGAAGTGTTGTTTTTGTCATCAGTAGGTGTCACTGTCATCATCATTTCAGTGTATGAAATTGTGATAGTTTCTACTGGGCGATCATCTTGAATCGATACTGAGTAGTTAGAAATCATCGCATCAGTCAGTTCGATTTTCATGATTTCTTCAACTTTTTCGCCCTGCTTAGTGATGTGGAATACTGCAGGTTTACCTTTACCGATTGTTGCTTCCTTGAATAGATCAGGAGACGAACGATCTTGAAGTTTAGTGATAGTTAAATCATATAGGCGTGTTGCACTTGCTTCACGGTCCATTGCTGTACCCGTGTAAGAAGAAATTTCACGACCAACACTCCAATCTACAGATAGTAGTGTAATTAAATCCTTATATTGTTCCGCTGTCGCTTCACCTTTAATATCTGCGTATTTAAGATACGTATTAGACTGCATGCTAATCTCCTAGAGCATTATTAATTGACATATTTCGTATTAATTAAATTATCTGAATAATGATAATTAATGATTGATGTATCAAAAACTTCATTTTAAATACGCTCCTTTATATCTTTAAATTAGATTTAAATTAAGCGATATTTATAACTAACAATAGTTATTATGAAGCAACTCTCAATTATTATTTACAGAGTTAAACTTGTTAAATAAGTGAGACTTCTAGTTCTTTAATTGAACCTCTAACATTAATTTCATCGAACGTCTTACCATTAAGAATTGCATTCAATATTTCATGAGAAATTTTAGGAAGTAAATTATTTTCAATGGTGGTTTGAACTACACGAGCACCACTTCCTGACTCATTACTATTGTCTACAATGTCATTAATTAGTTGTTCATCAAAATACAACCCTGCCGAATAATGTTTTCGGATACGGTTAGATACTTTGTTGAGTTTTAACTTAGTTATTTCCGTTAGGACTTCTTTTCCGAGAGGCAAGTAAGGTAATACATTAACTCGCCCCAAAAATGCAGGTTTAAAATCTGTTAGCAAATCATCTCTAAGCGCTTCTTTTAGAACTTCCGGTTCTGGCGCTAAGTCTGGATCTGCATAGAGAGACATTGTGGTTTCTGTGCCAGTATTCGCAGTCATGATAATGATGGTGTTTTTAAAATCGATATCTCGACCTTCACCATCTTTAATGGAGCCTTTATCAAACACTTGATAGAAAATATCTTGCACACCGGGGTGCGCTTTTTCCATTTCATCCAACAGAATCACACTGTAAGGTTTACGCCTTACGGCTTCCGTTAGAACGCCCCCCTCACCGTATCCGACATATCCAGGAGGAGAGCCTAACAACAATGAAACCTTATGCTCTTCTTTGAATTCCGACATATTGATCGTGGTTACGTTGTCTTCGCTCCCATAAACTTTCTCTGCGATAGCAAGAGCGGATTCCGTTTTTCCGACACCACTAGGGCCAGTTAATAAAAACACGCCATTAGGTTTAGTTTCATCCGTCAATTGGGCACTTGCTGTTTTGATCACTTCGGACATGATTTCTAGAGCATGATCTTGCCCCACAACTCGCTCGCACAAGCTATCTTTTAGGTTAAGAACCGCTTCAATTTCGTCATCTTGCAATTTTCCAAGTGGAATACCTGTCCAATCAGAAATTACCTCAGCAATCAAAGATTCATTCACATGAGAAAAGACTAAAGGTTGCGCGTTGAGCGCTAAGTTCGATTCGATTTCCTGTAATCGCTCTTTGTCACAGTCGGCATTCTCTTCTATCACCTTAGCTCTCAAGGACTTAGCTTCTTGAACCCACTGCTTTTCTTGTTCCCAAATTGCCTCTAATTCTATGACTTGATTAGATAACTCATCGATATCATATCGAATATTATTAAGCTGTTCATCGTGACTTACGCCTAACAGAGCCTCTTTGGAAAGTTGTTGAAACTCCGCTTCTTTGATGTTTAGCTTTTTCTTTTTGCTATCCAACGCGCCCGGAGTGGCAGATTGGCTCAATGCAACACGCGAACATGCAGTATCTAATACCGATACTGCTTTATCTGGTAGTTGGCGTCCGTTGATGTAGCGAGCAGAAAGTTGTACCGCTGCATTCAGTGCTTGGCTTGTGATATAAACATCATGATGTTGCCCCATGATGTTAACCAAGCCTCTAAGCATATCTACCGCTAACTCAGGAGTCGGCTCGTCTACTTTCACAACCTGGAAGCGCCTCGTTAACGCGGCATCTTTCTCAAAATATTTTTTGTACTCAGCCCAAGTAGTTGCAGCGATGGTCCGTAACTCTCCTCGAGCCAACGCTGGTTTCAATATGTTAGCAGCATCACCTTGTCCCGCTTGACCACCACCTCCGATTAGACCATGAGCTTCATCGATAAAAAGAATGATTGGCTGCGAAGATTCGTTCACTTCTCGAATGAGATTTTTAAGTCTATTTTCAAACTCCCCTTTCATCCCCGCACCCGCCTGAAGCAAAGCAAGATCGAGTGATTTGATGGCAACATCATGTAAAGCCGGAGGAACATCCCCATCCACTATTTTTTGCGCCAGCCCCTCAATTACCGCAGTTTTACCTACACCAGCCTCGCCCGTTAAGATCGGATTGTTTTGGCGACGACGTAATAAAATATCGATCATCAAGCGGATTTCATTGTCGCGACCGATAACAGGATCTATTTTTCCAGCTTTAGCTTGCTCAGTAAGATCCGTTGTGAACTGATTCAATGCTGAGTTCGAGCAACTCGTCGCCTTAGAAGTATTGTTTCCACCATCGCCCACATGCTCTTTCATTGCGACTAGGCGAGATGGTTCGACTTTGTCTAGCTCCGCGCTAATAGCGTTCATCATATTCACTAGCGTGTCATCAGAAAGATACGCAAACAGTAAGTGGATACAGTTCACTTGTTCTTCATGAAACTCTATCGTTGCGCACATCAAAGCATTCTGCATCATGGTTACAGTATAAGCAGAAAGGCCTGGGACGGTTTGGCATCCAGTTTTGTATTTTTCAAGCTGAGCTTGCAGTTGTTCTTCGACTTTTCTTTCATCAATATCAAAAGCTTCAAACACTTCTGAATAAATACCGGATGGATGTTGAACTATCGCCAACAACCAGTGGGTCAACTCTATACTATGATGTGTACGCGAACTTGCCATTGCAGCCGCTTGCTCTAGCGTTTCCTTCGCTTGCGGAGACAATCTTTCGACCAACGCTGAAAGTGATAATGAAGCCATTATGTTTCCTTTAAACCGTAATTGTTATGTTGCGATCTTCCGTACGTTCATGTTTTTTCAGTACAGAGCCGACACCTAACTGACCTTGTTGCTTAGATATTTGAACTTGAGGCAATAGACTATGTTTAGTCGTGAGTTGCCATTTAACGTGCTTGTGTTTGCCAATGAAGTCACCTGCTACCTGTTTTATCGTTTTCAATGTATTGGTCTTGGGTAATAGATTTTTGACTTGCTTACTTTCCTTTGGGAGAAACTCAATTGTTGTACTTGCATTGATATTCCAGGCTTTTTTTCCTAGTGACGCACCAGCACCGAGTTGTGCAAACTGGCCTTCGGGCATACTTTTCGATGCCAAACGAGTTTGTTCAGATTTAGACAGTCGCATCCATTGACCTTGAAACTCGTGAATACGAATTTGGCAACCAGACAAACATTCCAAAATGCTCTTCAATGCACCTTTACTTCGTGTTGGAGATGCATACATGCCGCCATAATGCAGTGCTAGATCATTCCCATCGCCAGTCAATGACGACATGCAATCAGTTAATGGGGAGCGCTGATTTTTTGCATGCGCACGCGCTTGTATGGTTAACTGACTCAACTGCCAACTTCGATAATAGAGGGATAAAAGCCGGTGGTTAAAAATGTCATAGAAGTCCACCATCGCATGATCGCCTTCTTTCAGTCGATGCAATGCAAGCTCACTGTAATGCTGAGGCAGTACACCCTGCTCCCCCGTCAAGCCAATCAAATTTGTCTCAAGCGCTAATTTATCTTTACCTAATGGTTTAGTAGAAACGAGTTGCGCATTCTCAAAGCCTAAAGACGCATTGACCTTTAAGTTGAGTTTCTCGTTTTTTGGTAATGCATCTGTTCCAATTTGCGATTCAACTTTCAAAAGCTCTTGCTCAATAAGATGAATAGATTCAAACAAAGAACGTTGCTTTAGCTCGCGGTAGAAGTCCTCTGAGCTCATAACAACACCTTATCACCTGTCAGCGCAGGCCATACGTGAAAGGAGCTGCTGGTTGATTTCAACTTAATCTCTAACTGCGTAAACACGTTAATCTCCGCATATTGAGCAAAGTAAACAGATAACACGCTACCCAATAAAAAGATCTGCTCTTTTGGCAGTATCTGATCGGATACTGTTAGAATCAGCTTTACTCCATGTGCAAAACCAACTTTTCCTTTCTGACTAACCCTACCGGTTGTATGTTCAAACTCTAGCTTGACTAGAGCATCTATAACGGCTTTTGTTTCGGCCGTGCCTGCAAATGCATACAAGTTCAATGTTTGTTTTAACGTTGCTAGGCCGTCAGCTTCAGTAAAATGGTTCAATGTTAATAGCTTGGTAAGCTGCCATCGTGTGCTTTCATCCATCTCTGGCCTAAGCGTTTCGGAGAGAGACGTTAAGCACCTAATTGATTTAAAATTATCATCAACATTGGGTAACTGAACCTTTGGTAGCCCGCCACCAAATGGAATTTTTTGTGGCAAATTACGATTGCAACACTCAGCTTCCACATACATCAGCCAATTATCTCTGCTTTCAGGGCTGAACAACTGGTATTGCTTATCAACAAAAGAAACATAAGTCTCTCGACCAGGCTCATCGTAGCCACCGGCCCAGTTTTTGTCCTCTCGTCTCATTAACCAATACACTTCACTCGCGCTCATGTAGTGCGTGTGCTCTCCTGAATGGTAGCAGGGTAAGTGCTCGTAAGTTTTGTTCCAGTTTCTCAAGGTAACATCAGAAATCGAGACAACTTCATTACTCTCTGCATCTTGGTACTGAGGAGATAATTGATACTCGTACTCTGTTGGAAGGAGACGTTTAGGTTCCATGGTTGATTTGAACAGATTTACAATGGGAACACAGCCAACCATGACACTTTCCTCGTCTACTTGCTTTGGTAGCCAGTCATCGCTTGTATCGAAGTAAAAGCAAATCTCGACCTGCCCTTGAATCTCTAACTTATCTAAGCCGAGCTCAATCAAGTCAAAGAACATGAATTTTTCTGGGAAATGAAGGTACTCGACCAATAAACGAGATCCCGAAAAACTTCTCTTACTGTAAGGAACGACTTGCTCCTCGTCCCCAAAACCAACCGATTGAAGATGCCTCTTAGTTAGAGGCATGATCTCTTTACCATCAAACACGATTGAAAGACCAATCAAACTTTGGAATAACATTTGATATAGCTTGAGTGTTAATTGCGTCTGTCCATTTAAGTACAAACGCAAACAATCGATACCCATGGAATTGATAGATGACTCTGAATCATGAGCACTCAGCTGACACCTTAGTACAGAGTGCGCATTATGCTCCCACTTAGAGCCAGTAGGCTTGAAAGGCGCGTTCTCAAA contains:
- a CDS encoding exonuclease SbcCD subunit D, whose protein sequence is MKFIHTSDWHLGRQFHNVSLLEDQQAVLEQLIQYIENNPVDAVIVAGDVYDRSVPPTIAIELLNRVVKQICGELNTPMILISGNHDGAERLGFGSEQMKRSGLHIIINFEDMLTPVVIETKAAGHVAFYGMPYNDPEQVRYVYKEPVSTHDEAHKLLAEKITEQFQSEHRNILISHCFVDGAIESESERPLSIGGSDRVSHEHFLNFDYVALGHLHQPQKKGEEYIRYSGSLMKYSFGEQNQKKGFTLVEIGKDGFIGAEHIELTAPHEMRIVEGELEQILEWGKTDPKNEDYLLVRLMDKHAILNPMEKLRTVYPNVLHLEKPGMLIGVEQEMAQAKLARSEIDMFKDFFAEAQDSELSNEQEQAISNIIKQLSQQ
- a CDS encoding PAAR domain-containing protein, encoding MGKPAAVIGSFHLCPKKTGKIPHVGGPVVMGSPNVKIGGIPAARKGDKLVCIGPPDSISSGSSSVKINGKPAARSGDSTSHGGKILVGVPTVLIGG
- the tssI gene encoding type VI secretion system tip protein TssI/VgrG, whose product is MKKASQDNNFIRISSPFGKDALILNSFEYREGISELFSLRAKAYFNDQKNELNEIVGKEVTISVENSSRVSKSPRFFHGIVSAAKLEGQRVMNSHNGENYKNIEIIVEPKVKFAAYRNNCKIFQKKNIKDIISEVLSEHGVAFKFELKNTYPQYSYKVQYEESDLAFVQRLLAEEGLSFCFSHSKSSHVLDIFDDVSFYKPSPEFMVDFDTGSSESSHISDWNETQVLTTKSSQKSGFNMLKPASQPKNVAAGDTALFTVPASEYFEYLGETESDDQYSLRNTHAIESLQQNVYLCSGEASCRTFSVGKCFKFKKHEDKSRVGKEYVLASVAIFASVFNQTGLGGTASQGVRVAFSCVDSKTILRPAVTYPKPQIKGLQTAIVTGNKDGEVYVDKHGRIKVQFHWDRLGKYDVNSSCWIRVAQSVAGNGWGAVFHPRVGQEVIVEFVNGDPDQPIVTGALYNGSQLPPYSLPEKSSQSGFKSRSVQKGNANFNELRFEDKPGEEHIYLHAEKLFQMLVEDCVDIVVENNKVEKVTNDVTQDVGKNATLKVGENYTSDTGKVLSLNAGKSIEIKVGGASIQMSSSGEINIKGNKISINGSAIALKAGQISLN
- a CDS encoding Hcp family type VI secretion system effector; the protein is MQSNTYLKYADIKGEATAEQYKDLITLLSVDWSVGREISSYTGTAMDREASATRLYDLTITKLQDRSSPDLFKEATIGKGKPAVFHITKQGEKVEEIMKIELTDAMISNYSVSIQDDRPVETITISYTEMMMTVTPTDDKNNTSAPLVYGYSGVKGQQM
- the tssH gene encoding type VI secretion system ATPase TssH → MASLSLSALVERLSPQAKETLEQAAAMASSRTHHSIELTHWLLAIVQHPSGIYSEVFEAFDIDERKVEEQLQAQLEKYKTGCQTVPGLSAYTVTMMQNALMCATIEFHEEQVNCIHLLFAYLSDDTLVNMMNAISAELDKVEPSRLVAMKEHVGDGGNNTSKATSCSNSALNQFTTDLTEQAKAGKIDPVIGRDNEIRLMIDILLRRRQNNPILTGEAGVGKTAVIEGLAQKIVDGDVPPALHDVAIKSLDLALLQAGAGMKGEFENRLKNLIREVNESSQPIILFIDEAHGLIGGGGQAGQGDAANILKPALARGELRTIAATTWAEYKKYFEKDAALTRRFQVVKVDEPTPELAVDMLRGLVNIMGQHHDVYITSQALNAAVQLSARYINGRQLPDKAVSVLDTACSRVALSQSATPGALDSKKKKLNIKEAEFQQLSKEALLGVSHDEQLNNIRYDIDELSNQVIELEAIWEQEKQWVQEAKSLRAKVIEENADCDKERLQEIESNLALNAQPLVFSHVNESLIAEVISDWTGIPLGKLQDDEIEAVLNLKDSLCERVVGQDHALEIMSEVIKTASAQLTDETKPNGVFLLTGPSGVGKTESALAIAEKVYGSEDNVTTINMSEFKEEHKVSLLLGSPPGYVGYGEGGVLTEAVRRKPYSVILLDEMEKAHPGVQDIFYQVFDKGSIKDGEGRDIDFKNTIIIMTANTGTETTMSLYADPDLAPEPEVLKEALRDDLLTDFKPAFLGRVNVLPYLPLGKEVLTEITKLKLNKVSNRIRKHYSAGLYFDEQLINDIVDNSNESGSGARVVQTTIENNLLPKISHEILNAILNGKTFDEINVRGSIKELEVSLI
- the tssG gene encoding type VI secretion system baseplate subunit TssG, translated to MSSEDFYRELKQRSLFESIHLIEQELLKVESQIGTDALPKNEKLNLKVNASLGFENAQLVSTKPLGKDKLALETNLIGLTGEQGVLPQHYSELALHRLKEGDHAMVDFYDIFNHRLLSLYYRSWQLSQLTIQARAHAKNQRSPLTDCMSSLTGDGNDLALHYGGMYASPTRSKGALKSILECLSGCQIRIHEFQGQWMRLSKSEQTRLASKSMPEGQFAQLGAGASLGKKAWNINASTTIEFLPKESKQVKNLLPKTNTLKTIKQVAGDFIGKHKHVKWQLTTKHSLLPQVQISKQQGQLGVGSVLKKHERTEDRNITITV
- the tssF gene encoding type VI secretion system baseplate subunit TssF, which translates into the protein MSEEFLKYYNRELAYLRHKGQEFGEQYPKIAARLRISEEQVEDPHVERLLEGCAFLTARIRQSLDNSYPQFTESLMGQLYPDFHAPIPSMSVIKLNCSESTTSSFAIPVGERVEVSAPGYQDCQFRTGYPTTMYPLDIISGSFENAPFKPTGSKWEHNAHSVLRCQLSAHDSESSINSMGIDCLRLYLNGQTQLTLKLYQMLFQSLIGLSIVFDGKEIMPLTKRHLQSVGFGDEEQVVPYSKRSFSGSRLLVEYLHFPEKFMFFDLIELGLDKLEIQGQVEICFYFDTSDDWLPKQVDEESVMVGCVPIVNLFKSTMEPKRLLPTEYEYQLSPQYQDAESNEVVSISDVTLRNWNKTYEHLPCYHSGEHTHYMSASEVYWLMRREDKNWAGGYDEPGRETYVSFVDKQYQLFSPESRDNWLMYVEAECCNRNLPQKIPFGGGLPKVQLPNVDDNFKSIRCLTSLSETLRPEMDESTRWQLTKLLTLNHFTEADGLATLKQTLNLYAFAGTAETKAVIDALVKLEFEHTTGRVSQKGKVGFAHGVKLILTVSDQILPKEQIFLLGSVLSVYFAQYAEINVFTQLEIKLKSTSSSFHVWPALTGDKVLL